TGTCACTATCAATGAAGCCGCTGACTTAATCAAAAAAGGACAATTTGATATACTTCCTACCATATTACTTATTTCTAATCCGAAAGATGCCCTGCAATTGGTTCAGGAGGGTATCTCTATTAAAAATATAAATGTCGGCGGAATGAAATTTACCCCGGACAGAAAACAATTATTTCCTTCTATTTCAATGAATGATGAAGAAATGCAGGTATGTCGTCAATTAGCCGCTAATTATGGAATTGAACTTGAAGTAAGAACTTCACCTGAGTCTCCCGCGGCTAATCTCCTTGACCATATATAAAGAGTAGCTAGTGTCGTGTTGAACAAATAACGCACGGAATTTGATTCTGGTAACTGATGATTGGTAACTGGTGATTGGTAATTGGTAACTGGTGATTGGTAACTGGTAATTGGTAACTGGTAATTGGTAACTGGTAATTAAATACCGTTCGGCTGAGGTAATCGGTCAGTTATTGGTGGGAGAAAGGCATAAAGATTAAATTTCTCGCTAAGGCGCAAAGAACGCAAAGGAATAA
The nucleotide sequence above comes from bacterium. Encoded proteins:
- a CDS encoding PTS sugar transporter subunit IIB, which codes for MAIDLIRIDDRFIHGLVIIGWARALRCKQIVVANDKVAKNEPQKKLMRIATPDEIKIFIVTINEAADLIKKGQFDILPTILLISNPKDALQLVQEGISIKNINVGGMKFTPDRKQLFPSISMNDEEMQVCRQLAANYGIELEVRTSPESPAANLLDHI